A section of the Papio anubis isolate 15944 chromosome 4, Panubis1.0, whole genome shotgun sequence genome encodes:
- the ITGB2 gene encoding integrin beta-2 isoform X1, with amino-acid sequence MRSWFLRPQDMLGLRPPLLALVGLLSLGCVLSQECTKFKVSSCRECIESGPGCTWCQKLNFTGPGDPDSIRCDTRPQLLMRGCPADDIMDPGSLAKTQEDHDGGQTQLSPQKVTLYLRPGQAAEFTVTFRRAKGYPIDLYYLMDLSYSMLDDLRNVKKLGGDLLQALNEITESGRIGFGSFVDKTVLPFVNTHPDKLRNPCPDKEKECQAPFAFRHVLKLTSNSNQFQKEVGKQLISGNLDAPEGGLDAMMQVAACPEEIGWRNVTRLLVFATDDGFHFAGDGKLGAILTPNDGRCHLEDNMYKRSNEFDYPSVGQLAHKLAENNIQPIFAVTKKMVKTYEKLTEIIPKSAVGELSDDSSNVVQLIKNAYNKLSSRVFLDHNALPDTLKVTYDSFCSNGVTLKDQSRGDCDGVQINVPVTFRVKVTATECIQEQSFVIRALGFTDTVTVQVLPQCECRCRDQSRDRSFCHGKGFLECGICRCDTGYIGKTCECQTQGRSSQELEGSCRKDNNSVICSGLGDCVCGQCLCHTSDIPGKMIYGQYCECDTVNCERYNGQVCGGPARGLCFCGKCRCLQGFEGSACQCERTTEGCLNARRVECSGRGRCRCNVCECERNYQPPLCQECPGCPSPCGEHISCAECLKFDKGPFGKNCSAACRRLQLSNNPVKGRTCKERDSEGCWVTYMLEQQDGWDHYIIYVDESRECVAGPNIAAIVGGTVAGIVLIGVLLLVIWKALTHLSDLREYRRFEKEKLKSQWNNDNPLFKSATTTVMNPKFAES; translated from the exons TCCTCTCTCAGGAGTGCACGAAGTTCAAGGTCAGCAGCTGCCGGGAGTGCATCGAGTCGGGGCCCGGCTGCACCTGGTGCCAGAAGCTG AACTTCACAGGGCCAGGGGATCCCGACTCCATTCGCTGTGACACCCGGCCACAGCTGCTCATGAGGGGCTGTCCCGCGGACGACATCATGGACCCCGGGAGCCTCGCCAAAACCCAGGAAGACCATGATGGGGGCCAGACGCAGCTGTCCCCACAAAAAGTGACTCTTTACCTGCGACCAG GCCAGGCAGCAGAGTTCACCGTGACCTTCCGGCGGGCCAAGGGCTACCCCATCGACCTGTACTACCTGATGGACCTCTCCTACTCCATGCTCGACGACCTCAGGAACGTCAAGAAGCTGGGTGGCGACCTGCTCCAGGCCCTCAACGAGATCACTGAGTCCGGCCGCATTG GCTTCGGGTCCTTCGTGGACAAGACCGTGCTGCCGTTCGTGAACACACACCCCGATAAGCTGCGAAACCCATGTCCTGACAAGGAGAAAGAGTGCCAGGCCCCGTTTGCCTTCAGGCACGTGCTGAAGTTGACCAGCAACTCCAACCAGTTTCAGAAAGAGGTCGGGAAGCAGCTGATTTCAGGAAACCTGGATGCACCCGAGGGTGGGCTGGACGCCATGATGCAGGTCGCCGCCTGCCCG GAGGAAATCGGCTGGCGCAACGTCACACGGCTGCTGGTGTTCGCCACCGACGACGGCTTCCACTTCGCGGGCGACGGGAAGCTGGGTGCCATCCTGACCCCCAATGACGGCCGCTGTCACCTGGAGGACAACATGTACAAGAGGAGCAACGAGTTC GACTACCCATCGGTGGGCCAGCTGGCGCACAAGCTGGCCGAAAACAACATCCAGCCCATCTTCGCGGTGACCAAGAAGATGGTGAAGACCTACGAG AAACTCACTGAGATCATCCCGAAATCAGCGGTGGGGGAGCTGTCTGACGACTCCAGCAATGTGGTCCAGCTCATTAAGAATGCTTACAAT AAACTCTCCTCCAGGGTCTTCCTGGATCACAACGCCCTCCCCGACACCCTGAAAGTCACCTATGACTCCTTCTGCAGCAATGGAGTGACCCTCAAGGACCAGTCCAGAGGTGACTGCGACGGCGTGCAGATCAACGTCCCG GTCACCTTCCGGGTGAAGGTCACGGCCACAGAGTGTATCCAGGAGCAGTCGTTTGTCATCCGGGCACTGGGCTTCACGGACACAGTGACCGTACAGGTCCTTCCCCAGTGTGAGTGCCGGTGCCGGGACCAGAGCAGAGACCGCAGCTTCTGCCATGGCAAGGGCTTCTTGGAGTGTGGCATCTGCAG GTGTGACACTGGCTACATTGGGAAAACCTGTGAGTGCCAGACGCAGGGCCGGAGCAGCCAGGAGCTGGAAGGAAGCTGCCGGAAGGACAACAACTCCGTCATCTGCTCAGGGCTGGGGGACTGCGTCTGCGGGCAGTGTCTGTGCCACACCAGCGACATCCCCGGCAAGATGATATACGGGCAGTACTGCGAGTGTGACACCGTCAACTGTGAGCGCTACAACGGCCAGGTCTGCGGCGGCCCGG CGAGGGGGCTTTGCTTCTGCGGGAAATGCCGCTGCCTCCAGGGCTTCGAAGGCTCAGCGTGCCAGTGCGAGAGGACCACCGAGGGCTGCCTGAACGCGCGGCGCGTCGAGTGCAGCGGCCGTGGCCGGTGCCGCTGCAACGTGTGTGAGTGCGAAAGGAATTACCAGCCTCCTTTGTGCCAGGAGTGCCCCGGCTGCCCCTCGCCCTGCGGCGAGCACAT CTCCTGTGCTGAGTGCCTGAAGTTCGACAAAGGCCCTTTCGGGAAGAACTGCAGCGCGGCGTGTCGGCGCCTGCAGCTGTCGAACAACCCCGTGAAGGGCAGGACCTGCAAGGAGAGGGACTCAGAGGGCTGCTGGGTGACGTACATGCTGGAGCAGCAGGACGGGTGGGATCACTACATCATCTATGTGGATGAGAGCCGAG AGTGCGTGGCGGGCCCCAACATCGCCGCCATCGTCGGGGGCACTGTGGCAGGCATCGTGCTGATCGGCGTCCTCCTGCTGGTCATCTGGAAGGCCCTGACCCACCTGAGCGACCTCCGGGAGTACAGGCGTTTTGAGAAGGAGAAGCTCAAGTCCCAGTGGAACAAC GATAATCCCCTTTTCAAGAGTGCCACCACGACGGTCATGAACCCCAAGTTTGCTGAGAGTTAG
- the ITGB2 gene encoding integrin beta-2 isoform X3: MLGLRPPLLALVGLLSLGCVLSQECTKFKVSSCRECIESGPGCTWCQKLNFTGPGDPDSIRCDTRPQLLMRGCPADDIMDPGSLAKTQEDHDGGQTQLSPQKVTLYLRPGQAAEFTVTFRRAKGYPIDLYYLMDLSYSMLDDLRNVKKLGGDLLQALNEITESGRIGFGSFVDKTVLPFVNTHPDKLRNPCPDKEKECQAPFAFRHVLKLTSNSNQFQKEVGKQLISGNLDAPEGGLDAMMQVAACPEEIGWRNVTRLLVFATDDGFHFAGDGKLGAILTPNDGRCHLEDNMYKRSNEFDYPSVGQLAHKLAENNIQPIFAVTKKMVKTYEKLTEIIPKSAVGELSDDSSNVVQLIKNAYNKLSSRVFLDHNALPDTLKVTYDSFCSNGVTLKDQSRGDCDGVQINVPVTFRVKVTATECIQEQSFVIRALGFTDTVTVQVLPQCECRCRDQSRDRSFCHGKGFLECGICRCDTGYIGKTCECQTQGRSSQELEGSCRKDNNSVICSGLGDCVCGQCLCHTSDIPGKMIYGQYCECDTVNCERYNGQVCGGPARGLCFCGKCRCLQGFEGSACQCERTTEGCLNARRVECSGRGRCRCNVCECERNYQPPLCQECPGCPSPCGEHISCAECLKFDKGPFGKNCSAACRRLQLSNNPVKGRTCKERDSEGCWVTYMLEQQDGWDHYIIYVDESRECVAGPNIAAIVGGTVAGIVLIGVLLLVIWKALTHLSDLREYRRFEKEKLKSQWNNDNPLFKSATTTVMNPKFAES; this comes from the exons TCCTCTCTCAGGAGTGCACGAAGTTCAAGGTCAGCAGCTGCCGGGAGTGCATCGAGTCGGGGCCCGGCTGCACCTGGTGCCAGAAGCTG AACTTCACAGGGCCAGGGGATCCCGACTCCATTCGCTGTGACACCCGGCCACAGCTGCTCATGAGGGGCTGTCCCGCGGACGACATCATGGACCCCGGGAGCCTCGCCAAAACCCAGGAAGACCATGATGGGGGCCAGACGCAGCTGTCCCCACAAAAAGTGACTCTTTACCTGCGACCAG GCCAGGCAGCAGAGTTCACCGTGACCTTCCGGCGGGCCAAGGGCTACCCCATCGACCTGTACTACCTGATGGACCTCTCCTACTCCATGCTCGACGACCTCAGGAACGTCAAGAAGCTGGGTGGCGACCTGCTCCAGGCCCTCAACGAGATCACTGAGTCCGGCCGCATTG GCTTCGGGTCCTTCGTGGACAAGACCGTGCTGCCGTTCGTGAACACACACCCCGATAAGCTGCGAAACCCATGTCCTGACAAGGAGAAAGAGTGCCAGGCCCCGTTTGCCTTCAGGCACGTGCTGAAGTTGACCAGCAACTCCAACCAGTTTCAGAAAGAGGTCGGGAAGCAGCTGATTTCAGGAAACCTGGATGCACCCGAGGGTGGGCTGGACGCCATGATGCAGGTCGCCGCCTGCCCG GAGGAAATCGGCTGGCGCAACGTCACACGGCTGCTGGTGTTCGCCACCGACGACGGCTTCCACTTCGCGGGCGACGGGAAGCTGGGTGCCATCCTGACCCCCAATGACGGCCGCTGTCACCTGGAGGACAACATGTACAAGAGGAGCAACGAGTTC GACTACCCATCGGTGGGCCAGCTGGCGCACAAGCTGGCCGAAAACAACATCCAGCCCATCTTCGCGGTGACCAAGAAGATGGTGAAGACCTACGAG AAACTCACTGAGATCATCCCGAAATCAGCGGTGGGGGAGCTGTCTGACGACTCCAGCAATGTGGTCCAGCTCATTAAGAATGCTTACAAT AAACTCTCCTCCAGGGTCTTCCTGGATCACAACGCCCTCCCCGACACCCTGAAAGTCACCTATGACTCCTTCTGCAGCAATGGAGTGACCCTCAAGGACCAGTCCAGAGGTGACTGCGACGGCGTGCAGATCAACGTCCCG GTCACCTTCCGGGTGAAGGTCACGGCCACAGAGTGTATCCAGGAGCAGTCGTTTGTCATCCGGGCACTGGGCTTCACGGACACAGTGACCGTACAGGTCCTTCCCCAGTGTGAGTGCCGGTGCCGGGACCAGAGCAGAGACCGCAGCTTCTGCCATGGCAAGGGCTTCTTGGAGTGTGGCATCTGCAG GTGTGACACTGGCTACATTGGGAAAACCTGTGAGTGCCAGACGCAGGGCCGGAGCAGCCAGGAGCTGGAAGGAAGCTGCCGGAAGGACAACAACTCCGTCATCTGCTCAGGGCTGGGGGACTGCGTCTGCGGGCAGTGTCTGTGCCACACCAGCGACATCCCCGGCAAGATGATATACGGGCAGTACTGCGAGTGTGACACCGTCAACTGTGAGCGCTACAACGGCCAGGTCTGCGGCGGCCCGG CGAGGGGGCTTTGCTTCTGCGGGAAATGCCGCTGCCTCCAGGGCTTCGAAGGCTCAGCGTGCCAGTGCGAGAGGACCACCGAGGGCTGCCTGAACGCGCGGCGCGTCGAGTGCAGCGGCCGTGGCCGGTGCCGCTGCAACGTGTGTGAGTGCGAAAGGAATTACCAGCCTCCTTTGTGCCAGGAGTGCCCCGGCTGCCCCTCGCCCTGCGGCGAGCACAT CTCCTGTGCTGAGTGCCTGAAGTTCGACAAAGGCCCTTTCGGGAAGAACTGCAGCGCGGCGTGTCGGCGCCTGCAGCTGTCGAACAACCCCGTGAAGGGCAGGACCTGCAAGGAGAGGGACTCAGAGGGCTGCTGGGTGACGTACATGCTGGAGCAGCAGGACGGGTGGGATCACTACATCATCTATGTGGATGAGAGCCGAG AGTGCGTGGCGGGCCCCAACATCGCCGCCATCGTCGGGGGCACTGTGGCAGGCATCGTGCTGATCGGCGTCCTCCTGCTGGTCATCTGGAAGGCCCTGACCCACCTGAGCGACCTCCGGGAGTACAGGCGTTTTGAGAAGGAGAAGCTCAAGTCCCAGTGGAACAAC GATAATCCCCTTTTCAAGAGTGCCACCACGACGGTCATGAACCCCAAGTTTGCTGAGAGTTAG
- the ITGB2 gene encoding integrin beta-2 isoform X2, with protein sequence MRSWFLRPQDMLGLRPPLLALVGLLSLGCVLSQECTKFKVSSCRECIESGPGCTWCQKLNFTGPGDPDSIRCDTRPQLLMRGCPADDIMDPGSLAKTQEDHDGGQTQLSPQKVTLYLRPGQAAEFTVTFRRAKGYPIDLYYLMDLSYSMLDDLRNVKKLGGDLLQALNEITESGRIGFGSFVDKTVLPFVNTHPDKLRNPCPDKEKECQAPFAFRHVLKLTSNSNQFQKEVGKQLISGNLDAPEGGLDAMMQVAACPEEIGWRNVTRLLVFATDDGFHFAGDGKLGAILTPNDGRCHLEDNMYKRSNEFDYPSVGQLAHKLAENNIQPIFAVTKKMVKTYEKLTEIIPKSAVGELSDDSSNVVQLIKNAYNKLSSRVFLDHNALPDTLKVTYDSFCSNGVTLKDQSRGDCDGVQINVPVTFRVKVTATECIQEQSFVIRALGFTDTVTVQVLPQCECRCRDQSRDRSFCHGKGFLECGICRCDTGYIGKTCECQTQGRSSQELEGSCRKDNNSVICSGLGDCVCGQCLCHTSDIPGKMIYGQYCECDTVNCERYNGQVCGGPARGLCFCGKCRCLQGFEGSACQCERTTEGCLNARRVECSGRGRCRCNVCECERNYQPPLCQECPGCPSPCGEHISCAECLKFDKGPFGKNCSAACRRLQLSNNPVKGRTCKERDSEGCWVTYMLEQQDGWDHYIIYVDESRGLMFHRLPRGRGAGTGGPLADSIRHGQQPARTLAGLRPGSSSLPRRGPKAGSGVL encoded by the exons TCCTCTCTCAGGAGTGCACGAAGTTCAAGGTCAGCAGCTGCCGGGAGTGCATCGAGTCGGGGCCCGGCTGCACCTGGTGCCAGAAGCTG AACTTCACAGGGCCAGGGGATCCCGACTCCATTCGCTGTGACACCCGGCCACAGCTGCTCATGAGGGGCTGTCCCGCGGACGACATCATGGACCCCGGGAGCCTCGCCAAAACCCAGGAAGACCATGATGGGGGCCAGACGCAGCTGTCCCCACAAAAAGTGACTCTTTACCTGCGACCAG GCCAGGCAGCAGAGTTCACCGTGACCTTCCGGCGGGCCAAGGGCTACCCCATCGACCTGTACTACCTGATGGACCTCTCCTACTCCATGCTCGACGACCTCAGGAACGTCAAGAAGCTGGGTGGCGACCTGCTCCAGGCCCTCAACGAGATCACTGAGTCCGGCCGCATTG GCTTCGGGTCCTTCGTGGACAAGACCGTGCTGCCGTTCGTGAACACACACCCCGATAAGCTGCGAAACCCATGTCCTGACAAGGAGAAAGAGTGCCAGGCCCCGTTTGCCTTCAGGCACGTGCTGAAGTTGACCAGCAACTCCAACCAGTTTCAGAAAGAGGTCGGGAAGCAGCTGATTTCAGGAAACCTGGATGCACCCGAGGGTGGGCTGGACGCCATGATGCAGGTCGCCGCCTGCCCG GAGGAAATCGGCTGGCGCAACGTCACACGGCTGCTGGTGTTCGCCACCGACGACGGCTTCCACTTCGCGGGCGACGGGAAGCTGGGTGCCATCCTGACCCCCAATGACGGCCGCTGTCACCTGGAGGACAACATGTACAAGAGGAGCAACGAGTTC GACTACCCATCGGTGGGCCAGCTGGCGCACAAGCTGGCCGAAAACAACATCCAGCCCATCTTCGCGGTGACCAAGAAGATGGTGAAGACCTACGAG AAACTCACTGAGATCATCCCGAAATCAGCGGTGGGGGAGCTGTCTGACGACTCCAGCAATGTGGTCCAGCTCATTAAGAATGCTTACAAT AAACTCTCCTCCAGGGTCTTCCTGGATCACAACGCCCTCCCCGACACCCTGAAAGTCACCTATGACTCCTTCTGCAGCAATGGAGTGACCCTCAAGGACCAGTCCAGAGGTGACTGCGACGGCGTGCAGATCAACGTCCCG GTCACCTTCCGGGTGAAGGTCACGGCCACAGAGTGTATCCAGGAGCAGTCGTTTGTCATCCGGGCACTGGGCTTCACGGACACAGTGACCGTACAGGTCCTTCCCCAGTGTGAGTGCCGGTGCCGGGACCAGAGCAGAGACCGCAGCTTCTGCCATGGCAAGGGCTTCTTGGAGTGTGGCATCTGCAG GTGTGACACTGGCTACATTGGGAAAACCTGTGAGTGCCAGACGCAGGGCCGGAGCAGCCAGGAGCTGGAAGGAAGCTGCCGGAAGGACAACAACTCCGTCATCTGCTCAGGGCTGGGGGACTGCGTCTGCGGGCAGTGTCTGTGCCACACCAGCGACATCCCCGGCAAGATGATATACGGGCAGTACTGCGAGTGTGACACCGTCAACTGTGAGCGCTACAACGGCCAGGTCTGCGGCGGCCCGG CGAGGGGGCTTTGCTTCTGCGGGAAATGCCGCTGCCTCCAGGGCTTCGAAGGCTCAGCGTGCCAGTGCGAGAGGACCACCGAGGGCTGCCTGAACGCGCGGCGCGTCGAGTGCAGCGGCCGTGGCCGGTGCCGCTGCAACGTGTGTGAGTGCGAAAGGAATTACCAGCCTCCTTTGTGCCAGGAGTGCCCCGGCTGCCCCTCGCCCTGCGGCGAGCACAT CTCCTGTGCTGAGTGCCTGAAGTTCGACAAAGGCCCTTTCGGGAAGAACTGCAGCGCGGCGTGTCGGCGCCTGCAGCTGTCGAACAACCCCGTGAAGGGCAGGACCTGCAAGGAGAGGGACTCAGAGGGCTGCTGGGTGACGTACATGCTGGAGCAGCAGGACGGGTGGGATCACTACATCATCTATGTGGATGAGAGCCGAG GTCTCATGTTCCACAGGCTCCCGAGAGGCAGAGGGGCTGGGACTGGGGGGCCGCTGGCGGACTCCATCAGGCATGGCCAGCAGCCAGCCAGAACTCTTGCAGGACTGAGACCTGGGagctcctccctccccaggaGGGGACCCAAGGCAGGCAGTGGGGTGCTCTGA